From a single Paramisgurnus dabryanus chromosome 17, PD_genome_1.1, whole genome shotgun sequence genomic region:
- the jade1 gene encoding protein Jade-1 — MMKRSRVPSTSEDSDNGSNTSWSQHSNSKHRKQNGKRPSEVFRTDLITAMKLHDSYQLNPEDYYELADPWRQEWEKGVQVPVSPESIPQPKVRALAEKCPAALFIKPKKLIRSSESSMLGYVGIQTLADGMCRYDLNEEDVAWLEIANEEFSKMGMQSLDELTMERVMEEFERRCYDNMSHAMETEEGLGIEYDEDVVCDVCQSPDGEDGNEMVFCDKCNICVHQACYGILKVPEGSWLCRTCALGIFPKCHLCPKKGGAMKPTRSGTKWVHVSCALWIPEVSIGNPEKMEPITNVSHIPSNRWALICCLCKEKTGACIQCSAKSCRVAFHVTCGLHYGLKMNTILTEADEVKFKSFCPKHSGMDWSEDDEVRPLKMQSGRNRGVNVSSEPGGAQNQEETRVSERKLRVQQLEDEFYRFVAADEVAEHLQLPLEMVDFLFQYWKLKRKVNFNQPLIMPKKEEEDSLARREQEVLLRRLRLFTHLRQDLERVRNLTYMVSRRERIKRTVCRVQEQIFHHHIRLLEQGRVAGISSTRRLEEAMFYFRAAPPASPQPLKGHRGQNSVLGSVVQTYEKGSNHYRNSKHPSVNIETSKHAKMTRLEGLITDNSEEVVDSTSGGCMILRNETATVKRSDGRLRGSTAIESQRNDNDETERPLEDRRRRNKLWEQTVSVKDKLRRCKLLEDSGKNEAEENDSNDNGSPRKTNASQHQGKLVPNGTSSRHLKNWGSFRIPKRSEKTAGGKDGQEGSEVEEPPLRTRLRTGSENRSHVKESELGQSEQGKRCHTQRLRSHDPMTRRYGSNVIQRGVLAS; from the exons ATGATGAAGCGAAGCCGTGTCCCGAGCACCAGTGAGGATTCAGACAATGGAA GTAACACATCCTGGTCTCAACACTCCAACTCCAAGCACAGGAAACAGAATGGAAAGAGACCGTCAGAG GTGTTCAGGACAGACCTAATAACTGCTATGAAGCTTCATGACTCATACCAACTGAATCCGGAAGATTATTATGAGCTGGCCGATCCCTGGCGACAGGAATGGGAGAAAGGAGTTCAAGTCCCTGTCAGCCCTGAATCCATTCCGCAACCTAAAGTGCG TGCATTAGCTGAGAAATGCCCTGCCGCCCTGTTCATCAAACCGAAGAAGCTGATTCGCTCTTCTGAGTCAAGCATGCTGGGGTATGTGGGTATTCAAACGCTAGCTGATGGCATGTGCCGATATGACCTGAATGAAGAAGATGTCGCTTGGCTGGAGATCGCTAATGAGGAGTTCAGTAAGATGG GTATGCAATCCCTGGATGAGCTGACTATGGAGCGGGTCATGGAGGAGTTCGAAAGGCGTTGCTATGACAACATGAGTCACGCCATGGAGACCGAAGAGGGACTCGGAATCGAATACGATGAAGATGTGGTCTGTGACGTCTGTCAATCACCCGACGGCGAGGACGGAAACGAGATGGTGTTTTGTGACAAGTGCAACATATGCGTGCACCAG GCGTGTTACGGTATACTGAAGGTTCCGGAGGGCAGCTGGCTTTGCCGTACTTGTGCGCTGGGCATCTTTCCCAAATGCCATCTGTGCCCGAAGAAAGGCGGAGCTATGAAACCCACCCGCAGCGGGACTAAGTGGGTGCACGTTAGCTGTGCTCTCTGGATACCAGAA GTAAGCATTGGTAACCCTGAGAAGATGGAGCCTATCACTAATGTGTCTCATATACCCAGCAACAGATGGGCATTAATATGCTGTCTGTGTAAAGAGAAAACCGGAGCTTGTATACAG TGTTCTGCCAAAAGTTGCCGCGTGGCTTTTCACGTAACCTGTGGACTACATTATGGTTTGAAGATGAACACAATCCTCACCGAGGCGGACGAAGTCAAGTTCAAATCCTTTTGTCCCAAGCACTCAGGCATGGACTGGAGTGAAGATGATGAAGTTAGACCATTGAAGATGCAGAGTGGGAGAAACAGGGGGGTCAATGTCTCTTCCGAACCCGGAGGCGCGCAAAACCAAGAAGAGACGAGAGTCAGCGAGCGAAAGCTTCGAGTCCAGCAACTCGAAGATGAGTTTTATCGCTTCGTCGCTGCCGATGAGGTTGCCGAACACCTTCAGTTACCCCTGGAAATGGTGGACTTTTTGTTCCAATACTGGAAGTTGAAAAGAAAGGTCAACTTTAACCAGCCACTCATAATGCCaaagaaagaagaagaagacagccTTGCCCGACGGGAACAGGAAGTTCTTTTGCGTCGACTCCGCCTTTTTACCCATTTAAGACAAGATCTAGAGCGG GTACGCAATTTGACGTACATGGTCAGTCGTCGGGAGAGGATAAAACGAACCGTTTGTCGAGTACAGGAGCAGATCTTTCACCATCACATCCGACTGCTGGAGCAGGGACGGGTCGCCG GCATATCTTCTACAAGACGTTTGGAGGAGGCTATGTTTTATTTCCGGGCAGCACCTCCAGCATCCCCGCAACCTCTGAAAGGTCACCGTGGGCAGAATAGTGTACTGGGCTCCGTGGTTCAGACTTACGAGAAGGGAAGCAACCATTACAGAAACTCAAAACATCCCTCAGTTAATATAGAAACAAGCAAGCATGCAAAGATGACCAGACTGGAGGGCTTGATCACGGACAATTCTGAAGAGGTCGTTGATTCGACCTCTGGAGGTTGTATGATTTTGAGAAATGAGACAGCTACAGTGAAACGTTCGGATGGCAGGCTGAGGGGGAGCACGGCCATCGAGTCCCAGAGAAATGATAATGATGAGACTGAGCGCCCCCTAGAGGACAGGAGGCGGAGAAACAAGCTATGGGAACAGACTGTGTCTGTGAAAGATAAGCTGCGGCGGTGCAAGCTCCTGGAGGATTCGGGGAAAAATGAGGCAGAGGAAAACGATTCAAATGACAATGGATCGCCAAGAAAGACAAACGCAAGCCAGCATCAAGGAAAACTTGTGCCAAATGGAACATCTAGTCGGCATCTGAAAAACTGGGGCAGTTTCAGAATTCCCAAAAGAAGTGAGAAAACAGCGGGGGGTAAAGATGGACAGGAAGGAAGTGAGGTGGAAGAGCCTCCGCTTAGAACCCGGCTAAGAACAGGGAGTGAGAACCGAAGTCACGTGAAAGAGTCTGAGcttggccaatcagagcagGGAAAAAGGTGTCACACCCAAAGACTACGAAGTCATGATCCAATGACAAGACGTTACGGTTCCAATGTAATCCAACGTGGAGTACTTGCATCGTGA
- the asmt2 gene encoding acetylserotonin O-methyltransferase 2 isoform X2 — MAQKLGTSEDGLKRLLDLLVAIEILNVEDVQGTAFYNNTDVANLYLAKSSPKSLHTSIVYQSQTIYPLWNNLGDAVREGKNQNEKTFGLPSEEIFSAIYRSEDEMLKFMGLMNSTWVIDRHDIATAFDLSRFKSIIDLGGCSGVLARELAKEYPSSTVTVLDLPDVIQSAQRHFVQEGDTIRFQEGDFFDGEIPSADLYILARILHDWKDDKNLKLLKKIHTACNTGGGVLIAEVLMFENGRGTTLTQMLSLNMLVQTEGKEHPPSYYKHLLNEAGFRDVQVCRTGKLYDAILALK, encoded by the exons ATGGCACAGAAGCTTGGCACCAGTGAAGATGGACTCAAACGTTTACTGGATCTGCTGGTCGCCATTGAGATTTTGAATGTGGAAGATGTACAGGGAACAG CCTTTTACAACAATACAGATGTTGCTAATCTGTACTTGGCTAAGTCCAGTCCAAAATCTTTACACACTTCAATCGTCTACCAATCTCAGACCATCTATCCACTCTGGAACAATCTAGGAGATGCTGTTCG GGAAGGCAAAAACCAGAACGAGAAAACCTTCGGCCTCCCATCTGAAGAAATCTTCTCTGCCATATACAG GTCAGAAGATGAGATGCTGAAGTTTATGGGTCTGATGAACTCTACATGGGTCATTGACCGCCATGACATAGCAACAGCATTTGATCTCTCCCGTTTTAAGTCTATCATAGACTTAGGGG GCTGTTCTGGGGTATTAGCGCGGGAGCTGGCGAAAGAATATCCATCATCCACCGTCACGGTTCTGGATCTTCCAGATGTGATCCAGTCTGCTCAGCGACATTTTGTCCAGGAAGGTGACACCATTCGTTTTCAGGAGG GGGACTTTTTTGATGGAGAAATCCCTTCTGCAGATTTGTACATTCTGGCCCGTATCCTTCACGACTGGAAAGATGATAAAAATCTcaagcttttaaaaaaaattcatacagcATGTAACACAG GTGGAGGTGTTCTGATTGCAGAGGTGCTGATGTTTGAGAACGGTCGAGGTACAACTTTGACTCAGATGCTTTCTTTAAACATGCTCGTCCAGACAGAAGGGAAAGAACACCCACCCTCTTATTACAAACATCTGCTCAATGAAGCTGGATTCAGAGACGTGCAGGTTTGTCGGACCGGAAAATTATATGATGCTATTTTGGCCCTCAAATAA
- the asmt2 gene encoding acetylserotonin O-methyltransferase 2 isoform X1 — protein sequence MAEHLSQSELDYPFKLLEYLNGYRISKGIFSACELGVFELLLESEKPLTAGEMAQKLGTSEDGLKRLLDLLVAIEILNVEDVQGTAFYNNTDVANLYLAKSSPKSLHTSIVYQSQTIYPLWNNLGDAVREGKNQNEKTFGLPSEEIFSAIYRSEDEMLKFMGLMNSTWVIDRHDIATAFDLSRFKSIIDLGGCSGVLARELAKEYPSSTVTVLDLPDVIQSAQRHFVQEGDTIRFQEGDFFDGEIPSADLYILARILHDWKDDKNLKLLKKIHTACNTGGGVLIAEVLMFENGRGTTLTQMLSLNMLVQTEGKEHPPSYYKHLLNEAGFRDVQVCRTGKLYDAILALK from the exons ATGGCTGAACATTTATCCCAGAGTGAACTGGATTATCCTTTCAAACTCTTGGAATATTTAAACGGATACAGGATCTCCAAG GGGATATTTTCAGCATGCGAGTTAGGCGTGTTTGAACTTCTGTTAGAGTCTGAAAAGCCCCTGACTGCAGGTGAGATGGCACAGAAGCTTGGCACCAGTGAAGATGGACTCAAACGTTTACTGGATCTGCTGGTCGCCATTGAGATTTTGAATGTGGAAGATGTACAGGGAACAG CCTTTTACAACAATACAGATGTTGCTAATCTGTACTTGGCTAAGTCCAGTCCAAAATCTTTACACACTTCAATCGTCTACCAATCTCAGACCATCTATCCACTCTGGAACAATCTAGGAGATGCTGTTCG GGAAGGCAAAAACCAGAACGAGAAAACCTTCGGCCTCCCATCTGAAGAAATCTTCTCTGCCATATACAG GTCAGAAGATGAGATGCTGAAGTTTATGGGTCTGATGAACTCTACATGGGTCATTGACCGCCATGACATAGCAACAGCATTTGATCTCTCCCGTTTTAAGTCTATCATAGACTTAGGGG GCTGTTCTGGGGTATTAGCGCGGGAGCTGGCGAAAGAATATCCATCATCCACCGTCACGGTTCTGGATCTTCCAGATGTGATCCAGTCTGCTCAGCGACATTTTGTCCAGGAAGGTGACACCATTCGTTTTCAGGAGG GGGACTTTTTTGATGGAGAAATCCCTTCTGCAGATTTGTACATTCTGGCCCGTATCCTTCACGACTGGAAAGATGATAAAAATCTcaagcttttaaaaaaaattcatacagcATGTAACACAG GTGGAGGTGTTCTGATTGCAGAGGTGCTGATGTTTGAGAACGGTCGAGGTACAACTTTGACTCAGATGCTTTCTTTAAACATGCTCGTCCAGACAGAAGGGAAAGAACACCCACCCTCTTATTACAAACATCTGCTCAATGAAGCTGGATTCAGAGACGTGCAGGTTTGTCGGACCGGAAAATTATATGATGCTATTTTGGCCCTCAAATAA
- the ncmap gene encoding noncompact myelin-associated protein, whose amino-acid sequence MQRITTASVSLNTTAVTKSKDQILTQSSGAMIAVIVIGIIIILTFLLIVLKTYNRRTHAKRMMAGSTTKTRKKVSSTTTNTNLAMSNLASSVNGSFTHSNSNAPSESEFRIPRVNLSNMDQSNGEHFSNTSGSTIVTIHDVPTVDNT is encoded by the exons ATGCAAAGGATCACCACAGCGTCTGTGTCCCTGAATACAACAGCAGTCACCAAATCTAAGGATCAAATCCTCACCCAga GCTCAGGAGCCATGATAGCTGTAATCGTCATTGGAATAATCATCATTCTCACATTTCTGCTCATAGTTCTCAAGACGTACAACAG GAGAACCCATGCGAAAAGGATGATGGCAGGGAGCACCACCAAAACCAGAAAGAAGGTCTCCTCTACTACCACAAATACAAACCTGGCCATGAGCAACCTGGCAAGTTCAGTCAATGGAAGCTTCACGCATTCCAACTCCAACGCACCTTCAGAGAGCGAATTTCGCATACCACGGGTGAACCTCAGTAACATGGACCAAAGTAACGGAGAGCATTTCAGCAACACAAGCGGTTCAACCATAGTGACGATACATGATGTGCCAACAGTGGACAACACATAG